The proteins below are encoded in one region of Ornithinimicrobium avium:
- a CDS encoding short-chain fatty acid transporter, which yields MRPVNNVVERFIPSALVFSIALTFIVAVMALILTDTGPADLVVQWGDGLAGLLAFMTQMALILLLGHILASTGPVRRLLGVLARVPRTPLFAYVFVFVVAALASLITWGLGLVVGGLLAREVAYQGRERGMKLHFPMLVASGFAGFVVWHMGYSASGPLTAATEGSFLMESLGGKPLPISQTVFSSWNMIAALVAIVVVALALYMVAPREGDRVVELTVDAREKTDDGQEEVLTPADRVDASRLPTLLVGLSLVAYLAMHFGRGGTLTLDTVNWSFLALILLLVRNPFELIRLTKDAASNVGEILLQFPLYAGILGMMTASGLVLVVTDAFVAVSTPTTFGLLAFLSAGLVNFFVPSGGGQFAVQGPIMLGAGGELGVDPAITIMAVSYGDQWTNMIQPFWAIPLLAIAGLKMRDILGYTTVVLLASGLVFATTLLLVSL from the coding sequence ATGAGGCCCGTCAACAACGTGGTCGAGCGGTTCATCCCCTCGGCGCTCGTCTTCTCCATCGCCCTGACCTTCATCGTCGCCGTCATGGCGCTGATCCTGACCGACACCGGCCCGGCGGACCTCGTGGTCCAGTGGGGCGACGGCCTGGCCGGCCTGCTGGCCTTCATGACGCAGATGGCCCTGATCCTCCTGCTGGGCCACATCCTGGCCAGCACCGGCCCCGTCCGCAGGCTGCTGGGCGTCCTGGCCCGGGTGCCGAGGACCCCGCTGTTCGCCTACGTCTTCGTCTTCGTCGTCGCCGCCCTCGCCAGCCTCATCACCTGGGGCCTGGGCCTGGTCGTCGGCGGGCTGCTCGCCCGCGAGGTGGCCTACCAGGGTCGCGAGCGCGGGATGAAGCTGCACTTCCCCATGCTTGTCGCCTCCGGTTTCGCCGGCTTCGTCGTCTGGCACATGGGCTACTCGGCCTCCGGCCCGCTCACCGCCGCCACCGAGGGGTCCTTCCTGATGGAATCCCTCGGCGGGAAGCCGCTGCCGATCAGCCAGACCGTCTTCTCCTCCTGGAACATGATCGCGGCGCTGGTCGCCATCGTGGTGGTCGCGCTGGCCCTCTACATGGTGGCCCCGCGCGAGGGCGACCGGGTGGTCGAGCTGACCGTCGACGCCCGTGAGAAGACCGACGACGGTCAGGAGGAGGTCCTCACCCCGGCCGACCGGGTGGACGCCAGCCGGCTACCGACCCTGCTCGTGGGCCTGTCTCTCGTGGCCTACCTCGCGATGCACTTCGGCCGCGGCGGGACGCTGACCCTGGACACCGTCAACTGGTCCTTCCTGGCACTGATCCTGCTGCTGGTCCGCAACCCCTTCGAGCTGATCCGCCTCACCAAGGACGCCGCCTCCAACGTCGGCGAGATCCTGCTGCAGTTCCCGCTCTACGCCGGCATCCTCGGCATGATGACGGCCTCCGGCCTGGTCCTGGTCGTCACCGACGCCTTCGTGGCGGTCTCCACCCCCACGACCTTCGGGCTGCTGGCCTTCCTGTCCGCGGGACTGGTCAACTTCTTCGTCCCCTCCGGCGGCGGCCAGTTCGCCGTGCAGGGGCCGATCATGCTCGGCGCCGGCGGCGAGCTCGGGGTGGACCCCGCGATCACCATCATGGCGGTGTCCTACGGGGACCAGTGGACCAACATGATCCAGCCCTTCTGGGCGATCCCGCTGCTGGCTATCGCCGGGCTGAAGATGCGGGACATCCTGGGCTACACCACCGTGGTCCTGCTCGCCTCCGGCCTGGTCTTCGCCACGACGCTGCTGCTCGTCTCGCTCTGA
- a CDS encoding LytR C-terminal domain-containing protein, with protein MGYVRTAGMSTAARRARRRAALVISGLLLALLVVFGLAMAFVQGWISTPGGSGDAAATSAVSAPPPAMTVAEVSVNVYNAGGIPGAAGRAGESLRERGYSVATVANDPEGADVPGVGVIRHGPKGIEEAELLRADLPGSVELVDDGRDSAVVDLVLGAQWEDLPAAGASDADPSDADPSEEG; from the coding sequence GTGGGATACGTGCGTACCGCCGGCATGTCGACGGCCGCCCGCCGGGCACGCCGCCGCGCCGCGCTGGTCATCAGCGGGCTGCTGCTCGCCCTGCTGGTGGTCTTCGGGCTGGCGATGGCATTCGTGCAGGGCTGGATCAGCACGCCCGGCGGCAGCGGTGACGCGGCCGCCACGTCCGCGGTCTCGGCTCCCCCACCGGCGATGACCGTCGCCGAGGTGAGCGTCAACGTCTACAACGCCGGCGGGATCCCCGGGGCGGCGGGCCGCGCCGGGGAGTCGCTGCGGGAGCGGGGCTACTCGGTCGCCACCGTCGCCAACGACCCGGAAGGCGCCGACGTGCCCGGCGTCGGTGTGATCCGGCACGGCCCCAAGGGCATCGAGGAGGCCGAGCTGCTGCGGGCCGACCTGCCCGGGTCGGTCGAGCTCGTCGACGACGGTCGCGACTCCGCGGTCGTCGACCTGGTGCTGGGCGCGCAGTGGGAGGACCTGCCAGCCGCCGGCGCCTCCGACGCCGACCCCTCCGACGCCGACCCCTCCGAGGAAGGCTGA
- a CDS encoding 3-hydroxyacyl-CoA dehydrogenase family protein translates to MVGEGVPAASVEQAGLQAGYPAAPLQLADELNLSLMSKIQKETKAGLEAGAADGARAYEHHLAYDIVDDLLAADRKGKLGGAGFYDYVDGKRTNLWPGLAEKFGNTTELPFEDMKERMLFAEALETVRCLDEGVLRSVPDANVGSILGIGFPGWTGGVAQYINGYQGGVPGFVARAEELAARYGARFTPPASLVARAEAGARLE, encoded by the coding sequence ATGGTCGGCGAGGGCGTGCCCGCGGCCAGTGTCGAGCAGGCCGGCCTGCAGGCCGGCTACCCCGCGGCACCGCTGCAGCTGGCCGACGAGCTCAACCTCTCGCTGATGAGCAAGATCCAGAAGGAGACCAAGGCCGGCCTCGAGGCCGGCGCCGCCGACGGCGCCCGCGCCTACGAGCACCACCTTGCCTACGACATCGTCGATGACCTGCTCGCCGCGGACCGCAAGGGCAAGCTCGGCGGCGCGGGCTTCTACGACTACGTCGACGGCAAGCGCACCAACCTGTGGCCCGGCCTCGCCGAGAAGTTCGGCAACACGACCGAGCTCCCCTTCGAGGACATGAAGGAGCGGATGCTCTTCGCCGAGGCCCTCGAGACGGTCAGGTGCTTGGACGAGGGCGTGCTGCGCAGCGTGCCCGACGCCAACGTCGGCTCGATCCTGGGCATCGGCTTCCCCGGCTGGACCGGCGGGGTCGCCCAGTACATCAACGGCTACCAGGGCGGCGTGCCCGGCTTCGTGGCCCGCGCCGAGGAGCTCGCCGCGCGCTACGGCGCGCGCTTCACCCCGCCCGCCTCCCTCGTGGCCAGGGCCGAGGCCGGTGCGCGCCTCGAATGA
- a CDS encoding Hsp20/alpha crystallin family protein — protein MVPLLMRSDPFRELDRLSQQMLGRTDGTFARPSAMPMDAWREGDSFVVELDLPGMRAESIDLDVERNVVTVRAERPVLDQEREMLAAERPRGVFSRQLVLGDNLDTGRIQAGYDAGVLTLRIPVAEQAKPRRISISSGSRDGQAQEISSGSAERQAINA, from the coding sequence ATGGTTCCCCTCCTCATGCGGAGCGACCCGTTCCGCGAGCTCGACCGCCTGTCCCAGCAGATGCTCGGTCGCACGGACGGCACCTTCGCCAGGCCCTCGGCGATGCCGATGGACGCCTGGCGCGAGGGCGACTCGTTCGTGGTCGAGCTCGACCTGCCCGGGATGCGGGCGGAGTCGATCGACCTGGACGTCGAGCGCAACGTCGTGACGGTCCGGGCCGAGCGGCCCGTCCTGGACCAGGAGCGTGAGATGCTCGCCGCCGAGCGCCCCCGCGGTGTCTTCAGCCGCCAGCTCGTCCTCGGCGACAACCTCGATACCGGCAGGATCCAGGCCGGCTACGACGCGGGTGTCCTGACGCTGCGCATCCCCGTCGCCGAGCAGGCCAAGCCCCGCCGGATCAGCATCTCCTCCGGCTCGCGGGACGGTCAGGCGCAGGAGATCTCCAGCGGCTCCGCCGAGCGGCAGGCGATCAACGCCTGA
- a CDS encoding thiolase family protein, with amino-acid sequence MSTSSTNQSPDAFVYDAIRTPRGRNRGGSLHGTKPVDLVVGLIDELRERNPGLDPQRIDDVVLGVVSPVGDQGSVIARTAVLAAGLPDTVGGVQLNRFCASGLEAVNTAAQKVRSGWDHLIIAGGVESMSRVPIGSDGGAWAMDPATNYDTYFVPQGIGADLIATIEGFGREEVDGYAVRSQTRSPPSDPPSPRWGRQEASTPSRCRSTTPSSGSTTSTQPPTPRASSTVRPWCWSAPSWSAPSWASPHGLASWPQRRAAPTRRSC; translated from the coding sequence GTGAGCACCAGCAGCACGAACCAGAGCCCGGACGCGTTCGTCTACGACGCGATCCGCACGCCGCGGGGCCGCAACCGCGGCGGCTCGCTGCACGGCACCAAGCCGGTCGACCTCGTCGTCGGGCTCATCGACGAGCTGCGCGAGCGCAACCCGGGCCTGGACCCCCAGCGCATCGACGACGTCGTGCTCGGCGTCGTCTCGCCGGTCGGCGACCAGGGCTCGGTCATCGCCCGCACCGCGGTGCTCGCGGCCGGTCTGCCCGACACCGTCGGCGGCGTCCAGCTCAACCGCTTCTGCGCCTCCGGTCTGGAGGCCGTCAACACCGCCGCACAGAAGGTCCGCTCCGGCTGGGACCACCTCATCATCGCCGGCGGCGTGGAGTCGATGTCCCGCGTGCCGATCGGCTCCGACGGCGGCGCGTGGGCGATGGATCCCGCCACCAACTACGACACCTACTTCGTGCCCCAGGGCATCGGCGCCGACCTCATCGCCACGATCGAGGGCTTCGGCCGCGAGGAGGTCGACGGTTATGCCGTGCGCTCCCAGACTCGCTCGCCGCCCTCAGACCCTCCTTCGCCGCGATGGGGGAGGCAGGAGGCTTCGACGCCGTCGCGCTGCAGAAGTACCACGCCGTCGAGCGGATCAACCACGTCCACACAGCCGCCAACTCCTCGGGCATCGTCGACGGTGCGGCCCTGGTGCTGGTCGGCTCCGAGCTGGTCGGCTCCGAGCTGGGCCTCACCCCACGGGCTCGCATCGTGGCCACAGCGACGAGCGGCGCCGACTCGACGATCATGCTGA
- a CDS encoding AMP-binding enzyme, which yields MLGYWNKPEETQAALRDGWMHTGDAGYLDADGYRFVVDRIKDMIVTGGENVYSAEVENALSKHPSVAASAVIGLPDATFGEKVHAVVVLVPGAAVSDDELHAHCKELIAGYKIPRSYEFVEALPVNGAGKVLKRDLRAAHEARAEPVPGP from the coding sequence ATGCTCGGCTACTGGAACAAACCCGAGGAGACCCAGGCCGCACTACGCGACGGGTGGATGCACACCGGTGACGCGGGCTACCTCGACGCCGACGGCTACCGCTTCGTCGTCGACAGGATCAAGGACATGATCGTCACCGGTGGTGAGAACGTCTACTCCGCCGAGGTCGAGAACGCCCTGTCCAAGCACCCTTCCGTGGCCGCGTCCGCGGTCATCGGCCTGCCCGACGCGACGTTCGGCGAGAAGGTCCACGCCGTCGTCGTCCTCGTGCCCGGCGCCGCGGTCAGCGACGACGAGCTCCACGCGCACTGCAAGGAGCTGATCGCCGGCTACAAGATCCCGCGCAGCTACGAGTTCGTCGAGGCGCTGCCCGTCAACGGTGCGGGCAAGGTCCTCAAGCGTGACCTCCGGGCCGCGCACGAGGCCCGGGCCGAACCCGTCCCCGGCCCGTAG
- a CDS encoding MFS transporter encodes MSGTSPPPAGAELLAVSSTRGRVTLAAVTIGSGIAILDGSIVNVALKVIGSDLGASLEQLQWVVNGYLLALASLVLVGGALSDRLGRRRIYHVGMGWFLVGSLACALAQNPEQLVTMRFVQGVGGALLTPGALAIIQSSFRPQDRGGAIGTWAGMSGIAAAVGPFVGGWIVDHASWRWVFAINVPLCLVVIILAWWAAPESRAPHSGRFDAAGAGLAVVGLGALTWALTYASDLRTVLVAGPLAVAALVGFVVVEHRARDPLMPLGLFRSRVFSAANAMTLLVYGALGVVFFVLVLQLQVSAGWSALAAGLTSVPLTLALMLLSAWAGRLASRIGPRVPMSVGPLVCALGLVLLLGAGAGTRWYDVLAGLVVFSLGMALLVSPLTTAVLAAAPDDHAGVASGINNAVARAGSLLAVAALPVLAGLSGEAYLDPVAMTSGYRASMIACAVLMAAGGVTSWFGLGADRSGIEKTAAAASG; translated from the coding sequence ATGTCGGGCACGTCGCCCCCGCCTGCCGGGGCCGAGCTCCTGGCCGTGTCCAGCACCCGGGGCCGGGTGACGCTGGCGGCGGTCACGATCGGGTCGGGGATCGCGATCCTCGACGGGTCGATCGTCAACGTCGCGCTCAAGGTCATCGGCTCCGACCTCGGCGCCTCCCTGGAGCAGCTGCAGTGGGTCGTCAACGGCTACCTGCTGGCGCTCGCCTCGCTGGTGCTGGTCGGCGGTGCCCTCAGCGACCGGCTGGGAAGGCGGCGGATCTACCACGTGGGGATGGGCTGGTTCCTGGTCGGCTCACTGGCCTGCGCGCTCGCCCAGAACCCGGAGCAGCTCGTCACGATGCGCTTCGTGCAGGGGGTGGGCGGTGCGCTCCTCACGCCCGGGGCGCTGGCGATCATCCAGTCCTCCTTCCGTCCGCAGGACCGCGGAGGGGCGATCGGCACCTGGGCGGGGATGTCCGGCATCGCCGCGGCGGTCGGCCCCTTCGTCGGCGGCTGGATCGTCGACCACGCCAGCTGGCGGTGGGTGTTCGCGATCAACGTCCCGCTGTGCCTCGTGGTCATCATCCTGGCCTGGTGGGCCGCGCCGGAGTCGAGGGCACCGCACTCGGGACGCTTCGACGCGGCTGGCGCGGGGCTGGCCGTCGTCGGGCTCGGAGCGCTCACCTGGGCCCTGACCTACGCCTCCGACCTGCGGACGGTGCTCGTCGCCGGCCCCCTCGCGGTGGCCGCGCTCGTCGGCTTCGTGGTCGTCGAGCACCGCGCCCGCGACCCCCTGATGCCGCTGGGCCTGTTCCGCTCTCGGGTCTTCTCGGCGGCCAACGCGATGACGCTGCTGGTCTACGGTGCGCTCGGGGTGGTCTTCTTCGTGCTCGTGCTCCAGCTGCAGGTGTCGGCGGGCTGGTCGGCCCTGGCGGCCGGCCTCACCTCGGTCCCGCTGACCCTCGCGCTGATGCTCCTGTCGGCGTGGGCCGGGCGGCTCGCCTCGCGCATCGGCCCGCGCGTCCCGATGAGCGTCGGCCCGCTCGTCTGCGCGCTCGGCCTCGTCCTGCTCCTGGGCGCCGGTGCGGGCACCCGCTGGTACGACGTGCTCGCGGGCCTCGTCGTCTTCTCCCTCGGCATGGCGCTGCTCGTCTCCCCGCTCACCACGGCGGTGCTCGCCGCCGCGCCGGACGACCACGCAGGCGTGGCCAGCGGGATCAACAACGCGGTCGCCCGGGCCGGGTCGCTGCTGGCGGTGGCCGCCCTGCCGGTGCTGGCCGGGCTCTCCGGCGAGGCCTACCTGGACCCGGTCGCCATGACGTCGGGCTACCGGGCCTCGATGATCGCCTGCGCGGTGCTGATGGCGGCCGGCGGCGTGACCAGCTGGTTCGGGCTGGGGGCCGACCGGTCAGGAATCGAGAAGACCGCTGCCGCGGCCAGCGGCTAG
- a CDS encoding type II toxin-antitoxin system VapB family antitoxin — MIFKGVGEARPYPPHGLDDARDWAHLPPRMLRLDELVTTRAELDLRVLLSPDSTFYGDIFCHVVRWQDNLYLEDGLHRALRAALQGRPVVHGRVLDLDAAPGR, encoded by the coding sequence ATGATCTTCAAGGGCGTGGGCGAGGCGCGCCCCTACCCGCCGCACGGGCTGGACGACGCGCGCGACTGGGCGCACCTGCCCCCGCGCATGCTCCGTCTGGACGAGCTGGTGACCACCCGCGCCGAGCTGGACCTGCGGGTGCTGCTCTCGCCGGACTCCACCTTCTACGGCGACATCTTCTGCCACGTGGTCAGGTGGCAGGACAACCTGTACCTCGAGGACGGCCTGCACCGGGCGCTCCGGGCCGCCCTGCAGGGCCGACCCGTGGTCCACGGGCGTGTCCTCGACCTCGACGCGGCCCCCGGTCGCTAG
- a CDS encoding SRPBCC family protein, giving the protein MSHEVTLSRRIPAPPAVVWEVITDLDQAQRRLSQVTDLHVITDGPYAVGTRWRETRRMMGASDTQELVVVENDPLRRTVTETVDASTTYRTTLLLESLDESAGTLLTATFQATVDDPSRLQRLALRVVGPLGLKLTERSIRTELDDIAAAAAQLNG; this is encoded by the coding sequence ATGTCCCACGAGGTCACCCTCAGCCGGCGCATCCCCGCCCCGCCCGCGGTCGTGTGGGAGGTCATCACCGACCTCGACCAGGCCCAGCGCCGGCTCTCCCAGGTCACCGACCTGCACGTCATCACCGACGGCCCCTACGCCGTCGGCACCCGGTGGCGCGAGACCCGCCGGATGATGGGCGCCTCCGACACCCAGGAGCTCGTCGTCGTCGAGAACGACCCGCTGCGGCGCACCGTCACCGAGACGGTCGACGCCAGCACGACCTACCGCACCACGCTGCTGCTGGAGTCCCTCGACGAGTCCGCGGGCACCTTGCTGACCGCGACCTTCCAGGCGACCGTGGACGACCCCTCCCGGCTGCAGCGGCTCGCGCTGCGGGTCGTCGGCCCGCTGGGCCTGAAGCTCACCGAGCGCTCGATCCGCACCGAGCTGGACGACATCGCCGCGGCGGCCGCACAGCTCAACGGCTGA
- a CDS encoding helicase HerA-like domain-containing protein has protein sequence MARSLESGVVSEQSSSQIDRIRQGYAFTGPSIVLGGAVQDEEVVPDAVVRLPLGSMNRHGLVAGATGTGKTVTLQVLAEQLSDAGVPVFLADVKGDLTGLATAAGGGGRIEERMTSLAQDWTGTAYPVELLSLGGQGVGTPVRATMTAFGPTLLSKVLGLNKTQESSLGLVFHWADQQGLALLDLPDLQAVIQHLVSDEGKGDLKSLGGLATSTAGVILRQLVALSAAGGDVFFGEPEFDTSDLMRTTDDGKGVISCLELPGVQDKPVVFSTFLMWLLADLFQDLPEVGDPDKPTLVFFFDEAHLLFDDASDAFLKSVEQAVRLIRSKGVGVFFVTQTPTDVPDSVLAQLGNRVQHALRAHTPNDAKALRATVSTYPTSDYDLAEVLTSLRTGEAIVTVLSDEGAPTPVARTMLRAPQGQIGPSEKSVLDGLVAASPLGTKYAETLDRESAYEVLTARLQKAQEEAEESSAAPAAAPADEGSGSRSRSRSAKEDESIVEQVVGSSAFRSMLRSAGTVIGREITRSIFGTGKRRR, from the coding sequence ATGGCGCGCAGTCTAGAGTCTGGCGTTGTGAGCGAGCAGAGCAGCAGCCAGATCGACCGGATCCGCCAGGGTTACGCCTTCACCGGCCCGAGCATCGTGCTCGGCGGCGCGGTGCAGGACGAGGAGGTGGTCCCCGACGCGGTCGTGCGTCTGCCGCTCGGGTCGATGAACCGCCACGGACTCGTCGCGGGCGCGACCGGCACCGGCAAGACCGTCACCCTGCAGGTGCTCGCCGAGCAGCTCTCCGACGCCGGCGTCCCGGTCTTCCTCGCCGACGTCAAGGGCGACCTCACCGGCCTGGCCACGGCTGCCGGCGGCGGCGGCAGGATCGAGGAACGGATGACCTCGCTCGCGCAGGACTGGACGGGCACCGCATACCCCGTCGAGCTGCTCAGCCTGGGCGGACAGGGGGTCGGCACCCCGGTGCGCGCCACCATGACCGCGTTCGGGCCGACGCTGCTGTCCAAGGTGCTCGGCCTGAACAAGACGCAGGAGTCGAGCCTGGGCCTGGTCTTCCACTGGGCCGACCAGCAGGGGTTGGCGCTGCTCGACCTGCCCGACCTGCAGGCGGTCATCCAGCACCTGGTCTCCGACGAGGGAAAGGGCGACCTCAAGAGCCTGGGCGGCCTGGCCACGTCGACCGCCGGCGTCATCCTGCGCCAGCTGGTCGCGCTGTCGGCCGCCGGCGGCGACGTCTTCTTCGGCGAGCCGGAGTTCGACACCAGCGACCTGATGCGCACCACCGACGACGGCAAGGGCGTCATCAGCTGCCTCGAGCTGCCCGGCGTCCAGGACAAGCCGGTCGTGTTCTCCACCTTCCTGATGTGGCTGCTGGCCGACCTCTTCCAGGACCTGCCCGAGGTCGGAGACCCGGACAAGCCCACGCTGGTCTTCTTCTTCGACGAGGCCCACCTGCTCTTCGACGACGCCTCCGACGCCTTCCTGAAGTCCGTGGAGCAGGCGGTGCGGCTGATCCGCTCCAAGGGCGTCGGCGTCTTCTTCGTCACCCAGACGCCCACCGACGTGCCGGACAGCGTGCTGGCCCAGCTGGGCAACCGGGTCCAGCACGCGCTGCGCGCCCACACACCCAACGACGCCAAGGCGCTGCGCGCGACGGTCTCGACCTACCCGACGAGCGACTACGACCTCGCGGAGGTGCTCACCTCGCTGCGCACCGGTGAGGCGATCGTGACCGTGCTCTCCGACGAGGGCGCCCCGACGCCCGTCGCGCGGACGATGCTCCGCGCCCCGCAGGGGCAGATCGGCCCGTCGGAGAAGTCCGTCCTCGACGGCCTGGTCGCCGCCTCCCCGCTGGGGACGAAGTATGCGGAGACGCTCGACCGCGAGTCCGCCTACGAGGTGCTCACCGCCCGGTTGCAGAAGGCGCAGGAGGAGGCCGAGGAGTCCTCTGCGGCGCCGGCCGCGGCGCCGGCGGACGAGGGCTCGGGCAGCCGGTCCAGGTCGCGCAGCGCCAAGGAGGACGAGAGCATCGTCGAGCAGGTCGTCGGGTCCTCGGCGTTCAGGTCGATGCTGCGCTCCGCCGGCACCGTCATCGGCCGCGAGATCACCCGGTCGATCTTCGGGACCGGCAAGCGGCGCCGCTGA
- a CDS encoding DUF4190 domain-containing protein: MTYFEPPPLPKSSSRQVDPQWPTAPQEPVDPYASPAEGYRPGPAPAAPWGPPAQNLHPRGTTILVLGILSVTFMQILGPFAWVMGHRALREIDASGRPYINGSSIRAGMILGIIGTVLGLIGLLWMMVILGALLASA, encoded by the coding sequence ATGACCTACTTCGAGCCGCCGCCGCTACCGAAGAGCAGCAGCAGGCAGGTCGACCCGCAGTGGCCGACCGCGCCGCAGGAGCCGGTGGACCCCTACGCCTCGCCGGCCGAGGGCTACCGGCCCGGCCCGGCGCCGGCCGCCCCGTGGGGGCCGCCGGCGCAGAACCTGCACCCGCGCGGCACGACGATCCTGGTGCTGGGCATCCTCAGCGTGACGTTCATGCAGATCCTCGGGCCGTTCGCCTGGGTGATGGGGCACCGCGCGCTCAGGGAGATCGACGCCTCGGGCCGCCCCTACATCAACGGCTCCAGCATCCGGGCCGGCATGATCCTGGGCATCATCGGCACCGTCCTGGGCCTGATCGGGCTCCTGTGGATGATGGTGATCCTCGGCGCGTTGCTCGCCTCGGCGTGA
- a CDS encoding acyl-CoA dehydrogenase family protein: MSARSRWSDDDLEDVRHLVATYFAKDVLPSAARHLEQGHPDRELYRRAGEVGILGMSVPAAYGGGGGTFAHEAVLIEEQVRAGDVSMGFAVDVGIAAHYLAAYATEEQKLRWLPEVCRGESVLSIAMTEPGTGSDLQAITTRAVREGEEYVISGAKTFISNGHLCDLVIIAARTGEAGAAGISLIVAEVDDDTPGFTRGRILGKMGQKGQDTAELFFDGLRVPAGNLLGPTEGQGFYQLMEQLPQERLITAVIAQASIESAVAKTIDYTKERHAFGKPLLALQNTRFELAECATISRVCRTFLDDCIEKHVAGQLDATTASMAKYWISDQATIVADRCLQLFGGYGYMDEYPISHIYTDVRVLRILAGANEVMKELIARSL; the protein is encoded by the coding sequence GTGTCTGCACGATCGCGCTGGAGCGACGACGACCTCGAGGACGTCCGCCACCTCGTGGCGACCTACTTCGCCAAGGACGTGCTGCCCTCGGCGGCCCGTCATCTCGAGCAGGGCCATCCGGACCGCGAGCTCTACCGGCGGGCCGGCGAGGTCGGAATCCTCGGCATGTCCGTCCCGGCGGCCTACGGCGGCGGTGGCGGGACCTTCGCCCACGAGGCCGTCCTGATCGAGGAGCAGGTGCGCGCCGGGGACGTCTCGATGGGCTTCGCCGTCGACGTCGGTATCGCCGCGCACTACCTGGCCGCCTATGCGACCGAGGAGCAGAAGCTGCGCTGGCTGCCCGAGGTCTGCCGCGGCGAGTCCGTCCTGTCCATCGCGATGACCGAGCCGGGCACCGGCTCCGACCTGCAGGCGATCACCACGCGGGCCGTGCGCGAGGGCGAGGAGTACGTCATCTCCGGCGCCAAGACGTTCATCTCCAACGGCCACCTGTGCGACCTGGTCATCATCGCGGCGCGCACCGGCGAGGCCGGCGCGGCGGGCATCTCGCTGATCGTCGCCGAGGTCGACGACGACACCCCGGGCTTCACCCGCGGCCGGATCCTGGGCAAGATGGGGCAGAAGGGGCAGGACACGGCCGAGCTGTTCTTCGACGGGTTGCGCGTCCCGGCCGGCAACCTGCTCGGGCCGACGGAGGGTCAGGGCTTCTACCAGCTCATGGAGCAGCTGCCGCAGGAGCGGCTCATCACCGCGGTCATCGCCCAGGCGTCGATCGAGTCCGCCGTCGCCAAGACGATCGACTACACCAAGGAGCGCCACGCCTTCGGCAAGCCGCTCCTCGCCCTGCAGAACACCCGCTTCGAGCTGGCCGAGTGCGCCACGATCTCCCGCGTCTGCCGCACCTTCCTCGACGACTGCATCGAGAAGCACGTCGCGGGGCAGCTCGACGCCACGACCGCCTCGATGGCCAAGTACTGGATCTCCGACCAGGCCACCATCGTCGCCGACCGGTGCCTGCAGCTCTTCGGCGGCTACGGCTACATGGACGAGTACCCGATCTCCCACATCTACACCGACGTCCGCGTCCTGCGGATCCTGGCCGGAGCCAACGAGGTGATGAAGGAACTCATCGCCCGTTCGCTCTGA
- a CDS encoding MerR family transcriptional regulator: protein MTQDLNAHDPARGVYGISVAAELVGMAAPSLRLYESHGLLEPDRTPGGTRRYSVDDLERLRTIAELLEDGVNLTGISMILRLREENDQLREENRRLTVSR from the coding sequence GTGACCCAGGACCTCAACGCCCACGACCCGGCCCGCGGTGTCTACGGGATCTCGGTGGCGGCCGAGCTGGTCGGCATGGCTGCGCCGTCCCTGCGTCTGTACGAGTCGCACGGACTGCTCGAGCCGGACCGCACCCCCGGGGGGACCCGCCGCTACAGCGTCGACGACCTGGAGCGGTTGCGCACGATCGCCGAGCTGCTCGAGGACGGGGTCAACCTCACCGGGATCTCGATGATCCTGCGGCTGCGGGAGGAGAACGACCAGCTCCGCGAGGAGAACCGGCGGCTGACGGTCAGCCGTTGA
- a CDS encoding YdeI/OmpD-associated family protein, whose amino-acid sequence MSITFDAVAQQVGERILLTLPQSASQALPSRGQVAVEAQIGGHAFMTVLEPDGRKGHWISVDEKLREALSLEAGDGVHGALTPTRVWPEPEVPEDLDAALSDAPDSAGTWTDITPMARWEWVRWVTSTRSATTRERRVEVTVDKLRAGKRRPCCFDLSSCTDPELSRSGKLVDVS is encoded by the coding sequence ATGAGCATCACCTTCGACGCCGTCGCCCAGCAGGTCGGCGAACGCATCCTGCTGACCCTTCCACAGAGCGCCAGCCAGGCACTGCCGTCGCGGGGCCAGGTCGCCGTCGAGGCGCAGATCGGCGGGCACGCGTTCATGACCGTGCTCGAGCCGGACGGCCGCAAGGGCCACTGGATCTCGGTGGACGAGAAGCTGCGCGAGGCCCTCTCGCTGGAAGCCGGGGACGGGGTGCACGGCGCGCTGACGCCGACCAGGGTGTGGCCCGAGCCGGAGGTTCCAGAGGACCTGGACGCGGCGCTGTCCGATGCCCCCGACAGCGCCGGCACCTGGACCGACATCACGCCGATGGCCCGGTGGGAGTGGGTGCGCTGGGTCACCTCGACCCGCAGCGCCACCACGCGCGAGCGCCGGGTCGAGGTGACGGTCGACAAGCTGCGCGCGGGCAAGCGCCGGCCCTGCTGCTTCGACCTGTCATCCTGCACCGACCCCGAGCTGTCGAGGAGCGGCAAGCTGGTCGACGTCTCCTAG